Sequence from the Desulfovibrio oxyclinae DSM 11498 genome:
TGTCGTGTGGCCACAAAGCGGGTCGGCAGGAAAACAGGGGCGCAGCTCGCTAATCTTGATCTGCGTCTCGTTCCATTTGAAAATCATGGTTCCACCCGGCTTGAGCACGCGCCAACACTCTGCAAACCCCGCCGTGATATCCTGCTGCCAGTTGTCCCGATCCAGCCGTCCGTATTTCGCCCTCATCCATGAGTCATCCCCAGCCCGAACGAGGTGCGGGGGATCGAAAATCACGAGATTGAACGCCCCATCCGGGAAGCTCAGATTGCGAAAATCCTCGATGGTGTCAGGCGACACGGTGAAAGCGCGACCATCACAAAGCTCGTGCTTCTCTTTCCGAATGTCGGTGAACAAGACTTGTGGGTTCTTTTTGTTGAAGTGGAACATTCGTCCACCGCAACAGGCGTCGAGAATTTGCGGCATTCTGGTCCACTCCCTGCTGATCAGTTTATGCGGCCTAGTACACGGCCTTTACGTCAAATTCGTGTCCACACTCAGGGCAAACCACTTCTTCGAGTCCAACGTCGTCGCCGGGCTCCAGTCCGAACCGACCGTCCCAAAACTCGGGGTGGTCGAGCAGATCAACCGTCGCGCCGCAATCCGGGCAGTCAGCCAATAATTGCACTATCCACGTTGCTTCGATCATCATTCCCCACTTCTTTTGAATCATCGGTTATCCGCTGACGCCATGGACGCGGGGACCCCCAACCAGATCGGCGAGAACGACGCCATCACGTCCTGCTTCCCCGTCCGCGAGTTCGGAACCTGTCGTATCGTCAACAACCTGGATACCGGGGTCACCAATGGTTACCAACCCCAGTCGGCCGCTCGGGCAGGACGATAAGACTCTTTGCAACTTGCCGATCCACCGCCGTTCTTCCTCTGTCAATCGAGGCACAGACAATTCATCCGTAGGGGTTATGTAGACGCCTTTCATTTTGGTCTACTTCCTATCAATCAGCTGTCGGCCAACCCGCGGGCCGTTCGGTGCGTTCGAACTCGTAGACCCACACCCAGTCGTTGCGCCCCCACGAGCCGGGGTAAAGAGATTCCCACAAGTTGGAGAACTCGCCATCGAGCGGTGGCGCGCCACAGGCCTCACATCCTTCGCCGTCGTACCAGCGCTCCGAGTGCAGGCCGTCCGCACGGACGGGGCAAGGAGTTTCGTTGTGTCCAAGCCCCTCTGCGATGCAGTCCTCGATCGAAATGTCCTGAATGCGCTGGACCCGCACATCCGTCACACGCAGCCAGAGGCGGCAAGCCCATTTGGGCATGTGGATTGAGGGCTTCCAAGGGTGACAACAGGCCGGGAAGCCTGTTTTACCGCAGCGGTCCGTGTCCGCGCGGTGGCAAGCATCACCGCCGCATCCATCGCAAAAAGTTTCCCTCACCCAGATGGTGTCGCCGGGGGCATACTTGGGCACCATGCGTTGCTTTTCATTCCAGACTCCGTTCCGCATACAGCTTTCAACCACCACCGGCAGCCCGGCAATTGCCGCAGACCGGCGGATGTCCACTGCGTTTTCCTTCCAGGGCTGCGGTTTAACCGGCCTCCGGTCCTGCGTCTGGCGACCGTCAAGGATCGCGCGGACCACGTTGCCGTTACAAAGTATTGGTTTGATCGCCATCACACTACCCTCCATACCCACACAAAAGCCTTCGGTACCCATCCTCGGTACGCACCGCCACCACCTGCTCGCGCTTGAAAAGACGCGTCGCGCCCTTGGTCGGGCCGCGCAGCTGGCGGCCTACCCAGAANCCGCGGGGATCCTCGCCGGTGATGCGCACGCACAGCAGCTCGCCGCGATGNTTGCGCACCAGCACCTGTTGCCCCGCCGCGATCATCGGAAGCCTCCCGGCGCGTGGATCANNTCGCCCATCGGCTCCACGTCGAACTCCGGCCAGCCGCCGTCGTCCGCAGGGGCCGGACACTCGCCCAGCACCCGCACCACGAACGCATGCGCCGCATCGTCCAGCGCCAGCTCCGGGCGCATCCCGGCCTCCAGCCCNGAGCGCAGGCACATGCCACGGGTCTGCANCCAGTGCCGCAGCGATGCCCCGGCCGTGGCGTTGTCGCGCCAGCCGCAGCCGCTCGCCTGCACCGCGTCGCGCAGCTCGGACGAGGCAATCTCCCTGCGCCCCTGCCCCATGGCCCCGCGCAGAATCTCCGCCACGGCGACCTCGCGGCCCTGCGCCGGATCCGGCTCGTGCAGCTCGGGCAGCCAGCGCCGGACAAACTCCCGCGCCGCANCGTCGAGCGCCACCATGGACGGACGGCCGAACCGGGTCAGCCCGCAGTTGTCCGCGAACCGGGCGAAGGGGCCGAGACACGCGATGTCCACAGCCTCCGGCTGACCCTCGCCGAAATCCTCCCACAGCGCGCGCAGCGCCACGGCCTCGCCCTCGGTCCGGTGCAGCAGCACGGCCATACGCGCCAGCCTCGCCTCGCGGATCCGCTTGTCCACGCTCATTGCAGCATCCTCCCGCGCCGCTCCAGACGCCGGGCCGCCGAGCTCGAAAGCGCGGCAGCGAGCCAGACGAGCAATACGAACAGCAGCATGTACGCCGTGCCGAAAACCGTGCAGTCCATCCAGTCCATGACAACCTCCTCAGGCGTCCACGTAGACNCCGCGGTGACAGGTTCGCTCCTCCCGTGCGGAGGCGGACACGGCCTGATCCAGCANCCGGATCTGCTCGCGGGCGTCCTCGGCCATGGCGGCGAGGTGAAGCGCCATGCTCATGAGCCTCGGCCGNTGGACGGGGGGCAGCACCCCGCACTGCAGGGCGTCGTCCACGGCGGCCCGGAGATGCTCCAGTCGTGCCAGATATTCGTCCATGTCCGCCTCCTTTCGAGGGATGGAGGGTTGTAGGGAAATCTACTGCCGCGCCGCGTCGAGCATGTCCGGGGGCGTGTCCTGTCCCTCGGGCATGACCACCACCCGCAAGCCCATGGCGCGCAACCGNTGGATGCAGTCCTGCGC
This genomic interval carries:
- a CDS encoding class I SAM-dependent methyltransferase; this translates as MPQILDACCGGRMFHFNKKNPQVLFTDIRKEKHELCDGRAFTVSPDTIEDFRNLSFPDGAFNLVIFDPPHLVRAGDDSWMRAKYGRLDRDNWQQDITAGFAECWRVLKPGGTMIFKWNETQIKISELRPCFPADPLCGHTTTHNLKTHWVVFYKAA